The following nucleotide sequence is from Salvia splendens isolate huo1 chromosome 2, SspV2, whole genome shotgun sequence.
TGAGCGGCGGCGGATGGTAGATTTAAGGTGCAAAGAAAGAGTGTTTAGAGagtatgaaatttaatttatctttaaaaaataagaaaataactAAATATTCTAATTTAAGCTATAATCCAGTcaggaagaaaatgaaaaaaaaaagctaTAATCCAgtcaaattttctaatttagtCGTTGACTGTCAATTTTAAACGGCACTGTCCAAAAAGGACTAAATCGGGCCCATTTTCAATTGTGAAGgatcaaataattcaaaagataatattttggatcaaaatcataaaatcgttatatgttcaggaccacttttggcctttactcttattTGTTCAACAATTCTCCTTTTCTTCTCAAGCTCTCTCATTTATGACCTTCTTATCAATTTAAATATTACAATAACTCCCACCATTCTTTAATTGAGAATTTCATATTTAGTTTCCATTATTAAGGGATCTTATCaattcaaaaattacaatcaccTCATTTATTGTCTTAATAATAACACATTATGCCCAAGCCacatttatttgaataataagGTCACTCCACATTATCGAACACAGACACCAACATACAACCATAGCAATAAAGTCTTGAAATATTACACATAAGAGAAGCAACCAGTACACAAGAGTGACACCTCCTTCAAGATTCAAGATTTGGCAACGAGGTGAGACTCCATGTCTTTGGTGATGTCAATGAAGTAGGAGAGCAATGTAATGGGATGCTCCACATCTTCATTAAGCATCTCATATTCCAAAGTCCATGTCACCAAATCAATATCATTACCCTTTTTCTCTACATGGGATGTAATGACGAAGTTCTTGTAAAGCTCCAACAAGTCTCCTTCAAGCACCTTCAACACAATCAGTTTCTTCTCTTCATCAACGGTCTCTACTAGTTCTTTTGCTTTCCTTTGTTTACCATCTACGTttcacatatttttattgtaataACATTAATCGGCGGTTATTTGCCTGTAAAATCATGAACTTCCGCAACATTCTGGAACAAGCCTTAAAATAGATCCGTTAATAAATTATCAAACTATTGATTAGTTCTGATTTTGTGCAACCAAAGTAATGATTTCTTATGGTTTTATCAAACATCAACCAAAAGATGTTGCGTTTTAGACGGCGAAACATCGTATTATACTagattaattattttcatttgttgatATATGATTTATATTAGGTCATATTAATGCCAAAATTTTGATTGGTtacaataacaaaataaatcaatagtTGGGTAACTTATAGGTGGATTTTAAAGTTATTATGCAAAACTAGAATTTGATTAAAGTTTAGTATTTGACAAGCAAATACTCCAAATATATATGGGTGTTTATTTATCACGATTGTGTTGGGTTGCAAACCCATACCACATCGGATAACGAAAGGAAGTTGGAAACAGTATATAAGTGTTGTCTAACTCtgattagtttgaggccttttggaaGTGACCCAGAAATAAATCTGTGCGAgtttgacccaaagcggacaatatcaaactattAATGCGCAGTCGACGAAAAACGGACGATATCAAACTATTAATgcgcagtcgacgatcctaacagaCAGAATGCTACAACTATTTGTGTAAATCCAATAACAATGTAAACAATACTAAAAGTGTGAAGTAATGAATGTGAGGAAGTCGACGGTGAAACGTACCATGGGTGTAAGTCCAGCAAATGATTGAACCAGCATGGCCAAATTCACCCTCAATCAGATCACACCCATGCACATATTGGGTGGCTGTTGGAACATCATGTGGTGTGTGTCTGAAGAAATCATGGAACACATCACCACCAGCTTTGAATTCTATTGCTGCAACCAATTTCCCATGTAAACCCATCTCCAAGTCTATCTAATTAATTTGTCTTTTCCAATGTATATGTAAAGAATAGCCAGAAATCTTCACTTTATATAGGCGAGCATGATGATAAATTATACACCTCACatgtaaattttaattctgAACTTCACtttcaaataataaattttggatttataaattattttgcGCAGTGTCCTAGTAGTGGGTTCCATTAAATTGATTTTTGCTGATTTTGGAAAGGGATTTGGCCCTACAAAATCTTACTGCTATTTTAGCACGCTAAGAGAGTTTTGCGTTGAATCAAATAAATTGCATACAAATGGAGGAGAGATACGATTATTTCTAATTATTTGAGTTAAGGATAATCTAAAATATGTTGGATTAGTTAAACAAATCTGATCATTTATTTAATGGATGGCTGAATATATCTTGATTGATTTCACGATTAAAGTTAATTTATATGTCCACGCGATTGAACATCATgataaattttatcaaaatataaCTAAGTATCGTTAACTTCTACTTGCCTACACTTAGAGGGTGTGTTGAAGGCTTGAATCCCTATTTTTTTTACATCCAATTGGTTAAATCCTACTACTATTTCTCATTAACTTGGTAAATATATTGTCATCAGTATATATAGGAAGATTGACTAGTTAAAAGTATTGTTATCAATATATACAAATTGAATAACTTTTATAGGTCTACGCATGATTAGGTGTTCTGTACTACTTCCTCGGTCCGCTAGTAATTAGTAATTGTCACACTTTAATTTAGTACTAACtagttttttaataaatttatgagtaataatgagttagtggaatgtgagatcgattaccaaaaaatagtaatagtaaAAATACTTTTGACGAGTATGGACGAATAAACCAAAAAgaaactaacaaaaaaaattaatggcaTGTAATGACGGACCGATGGATTAGATAAAGTTGTGTTATCACCATATATATACTGAAAAAGATGTtgctattagttttatactccattttttATTAGGTAAGTTGTGTTATCATACTACTATATTTCTGCTGAAAAAAATGTTGTTATTAATTGATATATTgttgaaataaattaatataatactactataacgTAATCTATCCATCTTCTACATTTCATATACCTAGCAACATGACCTAGCTTCCAAAACCGGTAAACGGGCAAGAATAAACTAAATTTTCTGCTATAATTGCTTCATTCCTTcccaaaacagaaaataaaatctACTTGGGGAATTAtgtactataaataaattaaacctAAGAAATCTCTccttccaaaaataaaaaaatactactcataAATTATCCTACCACATGATTCATGAATGATCAACACTTACTTACAGCAATTGCATGTGGTCATTTAATATCTGTTGCTGATCTCGAGGCAAAGTGATAGACACATGCTGTGTAAATGCCGGTAGAGATATGTTGCAGAAATGTCAAATCTTTGGGTTCCTCTTaataatcataaaaataatttgggcaaattatgataattttaatgaaaattacaaacttTAGAAAAAGTATAATTTTTCCTATCGTTCAAATAGAGATTTTGACAGATTTTAATCGTAGGTGGCTAACAATAAGATTTATTGTTTAGTCTCAATTATACATGAATCGACATTTGTCAACCTAATTCTTGAATTTTCTgttgaataatattttttaataagatAAAATATGTATGGTAAATTAGTCGGGATTCAACGATAATCTTCATTAGAAATTAAACCAATCTTAAAATTTActatgatttttaaaattcaacaGTATTTTTCTACTAGGATAAAAATATGTCTTGTAACTTTGTCGGGATTCAACGATGACCGTCACTATAAATTAGcaccaaatttaaattttactatgatttttaAAACCACTTTTTAAATTagtgaaaatattaaaattcactCAAAGattatgataaaataaatataaacaacATTTATTTGGATCAACAAATTATTCaagattaattataaaaatggcagcgtttaaatattttatgagTTTAAATAGTATTGCATTACCATAATAGAGTTTAAATAGTAATTAtacattatatttaattttaattacatttatattttgtgtatatagggtagtgataaaatgcaaactctatatattgtacaaacttcaaactcttcaacataatgtcaacacaacgtCAACACAATGTAAAAATTCAAGATTTGATGTCAACATATTGCCAATACAATGTCAAAAGAGCATCAACCATTGACATTGTGATGTCATtttttgttactattattttatcatatgtTCATATTTTCTAACGGTTCAGATAATAGTTTAgagtttataaaatatttagaatttacattttattactatttatttattatatctttcattaaattattttgtaattaCACCTATTTAAGGAAACCAATGTGGACAGTATCATTAATTTGGCAATATAGGACCTATAGATTTATGATGatgtattgttttttttttcatctatCCTTCTTTCATTGCGTCTACTTAAGGacattttttagaattttaaaatattataactTAATTGACTTTATATATTTAGTGTACATTTTGTCTATCAACAAGTATCGAATAAAATAATGATGTACTCTCCCTCCTTCCCTAGGAGGATGACCCTTTCATAGTTAACATGAGATTCTAtgcaaattaattttttgtattgaatggagaaaataaagtataagacataaaataaagtagagataaatgtgattctatttatattaatgaaTGGTTGTaacaaaccaaaaaagaaagtga
It contains:
- the LOC121768809 gene encoding kirola-like — encoded protein: MGLHGKLVAAIEFKAGGDVFHDFFRHTPHDVPTATQYVHGCDLIEGEFGHAGSIICWTYTHDGKQRKAKELVETVDEEKKLIVLKVLEGDLLELYKNFVITSHVEKKGNDIDLVTWTLEYEMLNEDVEHPITLLSYFIDITKDMESHLVAKS